AAACTTGCATTTTTCTTAGGAAAAGGAAATAGTGACAAGGGCAAAACCTTGTTTATTTTTGATGAACCAACCACTGGACTTCACTTTCATGACATCCAGAAACTCCTCAAAGCTATCAATGCATTGATAGAGCAAGGAGATTCAGTGATAATCATCGAACATAACATGGAAGTAATAAAATGTGCTGACTGGATTCTTGATTTAGGGCCAGAAGGCGGTGAAGAAGGTGGCTATTTATGCTTTTCTGGAACTCCCGAAGAAATGGTAAAATTGGAGAACAATTACACTGCTGACTTTTTGAAAGAAAAATTAAATCCGCCAGTAAAAAAATAACATGACATCGAGCAAGGCCAAATCATTCATCTATCTTTCAATAGCAATGTACTTGGCTGGCCTTATTGGCCTCAATATTGAAGCTACAAAGGAGCTTTTTCGATTTTTGACGCCTTTTCATTTACTGAGTTCGGCAGCAATACTTATTTATTTCGAATCCAATAAGTCGAAACCATTTTGGATGTATTTAGCTATATCCTACCTAATTGGCTTTTTCATAGAAGTTGCAGGCGTAAATACAGGACTTATTTTTGGAGAATATGCCTATGGCAAAACTTTAGGGTTGAAGATTTGGAATACCCCACTCATGATTGGTGTCAATTGGTTTGTACTCAGTTTTGTAATTGCGAAGAGTCTTTCTTTGTGGAGTAAAAAAGCTACATTTCTCAAAAATACATGGATTTTTTCAGCTACTGGAGGTGCATTAATGACCCTTTTAGATTTCTTTGCCGAACCACCTGCCATTTATCATGACATGTGGTCCTGGACTAGTAGCTTACCACCACTCCAAAATTATTTTTCTTGGTTTTTAGTATCAGCTTTTCTTATGTTAATTTACCAAAAACTAAGAATTGAAGAATTTAACCCTTTAGCATTACCCATTTTAGTACTGCAATTTTTCTTTTTCCTAGTTCAATACATATTATTATGATAGACGCTCACCATCATTTTTGGAACTACAATTCAGAGGATTTCGCTTGGATTGACGAAAGCATGACAGCTATAAGAAGGAGTTTTCTCCCTCCAGACTTGTCCCCTATTTTGAAAGAAAATGGAATTGAAGGCTCGGTACTTATTCAAGTAAATAGAGATGAAAAAGAAAACGAGATCTTCCTTCAGTTTGCAAATCAGAATGATTTTGTAAAAGGGACAGTTGGCTGGCTCGATTTAACAGCACCTAATTTAGAAGAAAAGCTAGAAAAGTATGCTAACGAACCTAAGCTAAAGGGATTTAGAGAAATTGCCCAAGGAAATTCAGATAAGTACTTCCCTAGTCCTTCTTTCAGAAAAGGTGTAGAATTATTGGGTAAAAAAGGATTTACCTATGACATTTTAGTTTTCGAAAGAGACCTTAAAAACACACTTGATTTTGTAGAATCTTTGCCAAATAACAAGTTCGTAATAGACCATATCGCTAAACCAGATATTAAAAATGGCTCCATTGGAAGATGGAGTAACTATATGAAAGCACTCGCTCAATATCCCAATGTGAGTGTGAAAATATCTGGAATGACCACGGAGGCAGATTGGAACAATTGGAAAAAAGAAGGTTTCTATATTTATTTAGACCACCTCATGGGTGCCTTTGGTGTAAATAGACTCATGTACGGTTCAGATTGGCCTGTATGCCTATTAGCTGCGAAATATGCTGAACAATTGGCAATTCTCAAAAGCTACACTAAAAACCTTAGTACTGAGGAGCAAAGAAAGATATTTCATAAAAATGCTGTAGACTTCTATGGTTTAGATTAGGTATTAAACAAATAACATTGGTAAATTAGCAAACACTTAACCTATCTAAAAAGACATTATAATGGAAGCACTCTTTGCTACTGCAAGAACGAGAGAACTTATACCAAAGATTGAAAAGTTTGTACAAGAAGAGTTATTCCCACTCGAAACTCCCGCAAATCTCTCAGGTAACTTTTCTATCGTTGAACCCACCTTATTAGCCTTAAGACAAAAAGTTAAACAAATGGGACTTTGGGGTCTAGCCCTACCCGAATCAATGGGTGGCAAGGGTTTAACGCTCTGTGAATTTGGGCAAATAAGCGAGTATCTTGCAAAATCTCCATTTGGTCATTTTGTATTTAACTCCCAAGCACCAGACATTGGAAACATGGAATTATTACATGCTCATGCCGATAAAGGACTTCATGAAAAATTCCTTTACCCTTTGGCAGCAGGAGAAATAAGAAGTTGCTTTTCCATGACAGAACCCGAATTTGCAGGTTCTAACCCTACTAAAATGGGAACAACAGCAGTGAAAGACGGAAACGATTACGTTATCAACGGACACAAATGGTTTACTTCCTCTGCGGATGGGGCTGCATTTGCTGTCGTAATGGCGGTTACCAACCCCGACGCTGCACCACACAAAAGAGCTTCTCAAATACTCGTACCATTAGATTCTCCAGGCTATGAATTTATAAGAAATATTCCAATAATGGGACATACCGGCGACAGCTGGGCAAGCCATGCAGAAGTAAGATATAATGATGTTAGAGTTCCTCAAAGCAACCTAATTGGTGTTGAAGGCGAAGGATTTTATTTAGCTCAGCAAAGACTTGGGCCAGGAAGAATTCACCACTGCATGCGATTTATAGGAATCGCAGAGAGAGCCTTCACTCTTATGTGTGATTATGCAGTAAAACGAGAAGTGAGAGACGGTCAATACCTTGCGGACATGCAAAGCATTCAAACATTCATTGCCGATTCTCGTGTTGAAATTGACGCAGCAAGGCTTTTAGTGTTACGAACTGCAAAAATGATAGATGAAGTAGGCTCCAAAGAAGCTAGAAATGAGATTTCTGGCATTAAATTCTTTACTGCTAATATGATGCTAAGAGTGATTGACAAAGCAATTCAAACTCATGGAGGGCTTGGTATGACCAATGACATTATTCTTTCATATTGGTATGCCCATGAGCGAGCGTCGCGAATCTATGATGGTGCCGATGAAGTACACCGTAGTTCTCTAGCTAAAGGAATATTAAAGAAGTACCGCTCATGAATTTTGAAATAGACAGTGCAGGCGAAATAAGAAAAGGGGAAACTATAGACCTTGTAAGCCTGAATAAGTACTTAAAAAAGATCTTAGCGGATAAAATAGTAGAAATAAAGCAATATGGCGGAGGATTTAGCAACCTTACTTTTGAGCTAATTACACCAGGTAAAAGTTACGTACTAAGAAAGCCGCCTGCTGGAGCCAAAGAAATAAAAGGCGGTCATGACATGGCTCGTGAATTTGGTTTACTTCAAAAAATCGCTTCTGCTGGTTTTCAAAAAGTACCAAAAGCCATTCACCTTTGTGAAAATGAAGAGATTATTGGTGACATTTTCTATGTAATGGAGAAAGTAGATGGTATTATTTTAAGAGCAAATGATGCCCTCCAGTTTGCAAAGGAAATTCCAGAATCCTCAATTCGAAAACTTTCTGAAGCGATTTGCAGAGAGCAAGCAAAATTACACTTGATTGACATTGAGGAAACGGGTCTCATTGAGATTGGCAAACCTGATGGTTATGTACGAAGACAAATTGTAGGCTGGATAAAAAGATACCTGGCTTCTCAGACCGACCCTATCCAAGACATGGTTGATATTTTCACTTGGCTTGAAGATGAACTTCCAGAATCTACGCATCAAAGTCTAATTCACAATGATTATAAGTATGATAATCTGGTATTGAATGCACGTAATATCACCGAAATCAAGGCCATTCTAGACTGGGAAATGACAACTGTAGGAGATCCACTTATGGACCTTGGTGCAACTTTAGCATATTGGACCGAAGCAGGTGACGAATCATTTACAAAGCAGTTCAACCTTTCATGGGTAAAAGGAAACCTCACTAGAAAAGAGTACACCGAAATGTACTCAGAGCTAACCGGATTCGATACTTCAAACATCTTGTTCTATTATGTTTTCGGTTTATTCAAAAATGCAGTAATCATACAACAGATTTATTATCGCTACCACAAGGGATTCACAAACGACCCTAGGTTCAAAAACTTAATTTACGGTGTTAAGGTTTTGGCTAAAAAAGCAGTAAAATCCATACAAAGTGGAGAGTTGAAGTGATCTAAACTCAATAGTGTTTCAAAAGTAAGGCCCTTCTTCGGAGTATATTTTCAGGCTATTTTTATGAGCACCTATTGCTTTTACTACCTCATTGCTGGTATTCGTACTATACACAAATACCTCTCTCAAGGAAGGAAATTTCAATAGGTCAATCAAGTCTTTATCACTTGTTTTTGTGTAGGAAATGTTCAATGTTTTCAGTTTTGGTAAGCTACTAAGTAAAACAATTCCATCTCCATTTATCGCTGTTTTTTGCAGATATAACTCCGTCAGATTTGGCATATGAGAGATCAAATACAAGTCTGAATCATCAATTTGGGTAGAAACAAGAGACATTTTGGTAAAAACATCTAAATAAGGCTTAAGTTTCTCAAGTTTCTCACCATCAAAAGGAGCAGGAGGAAATCGGTTAGACAATGTATAATATTCACCGTCATCGTCTAATTTAATTACCATTTCTATATCTTCTGCGATCTCTTTCAATTCTTGATCAAGCTTTTGCTTAGTCAATTGCCTTAATCGTGCTTTGAATTTATACTTAGAGAATGAAGAGGAAAGTCCATCAGCCAATTCAATCACTCGCTTGTTTTCCAAACTTTGTATTGCTTGGTTTTCTTTAGCTCCTAAATCTATCCAAAGTTTAATTATTTCAATTTCGTCGGGTTCCAAGTTTTTCTTCCCTTGGGTTGGCATGTGATCATCTGCAGTATCCGGTAACATCACTCTTCTAATTATTTCACTTTCCAGAGATTGAGCGACTGTTACTGGCATTTTTCCACTATCTCCTTTTTTGAACAAATCTGCATAAGTCACCAATGACAAATTCCCTTCCGATCTTAATGTATTGTGGCAAGAGCCACATTTGGCATCCAAAATGAGCTGCACAACATCTTCATAGAGAAATTGACTACTATCCGCTTTCACTAGTTTAGGTTGACCTATCGCCGGTAAATAAGTGCTGAGATAGTTTCTTCCATGTGTAATACTTCCTCCTTGATGTGCCGTATATAAAGCGAAAGCATTTGCAGCAAACACTAATATCAGATACAGGTACTTTCCCGCTGACCAATTGACACAAAATAAAACAAAAGAGGCTATGAAAAAGAAGCCAGTGAATACTGCTCCATTAAAATGCTGATCCATTAATAGCCCTTCATACTCACCGGATGAATACAAAAAATAACCTGACAGAATAGATAAGAGCGTGCAGAAAACAGCAAAAATAAAAAGATAGAACCTAAAACCCATTGAGATTGAAACAGATGGAAATAGGCTTAAAACTTCAATTACAAGTAGTAAAACCAACAATACAATAGGAAAGTGAAGAAGTATGGGATGTAATCTCCCAACTGTCAAAAGTAATGGAGAGTTATTCTCAAAATATAGGTATGGTAATGCTAAAAGTGACAAACCAAAGATCCCTATGATAACAGCCGTAATTGGTTTCTTAAAAAAAAACTCAATGTTCTCAAAAACCTTATTCTTCATTAGGGATAGTTAAGCCAAGAGTTGAGATAATGTGTTTGTACTATCGCCAAACTGTTTTTTGTTAATTTTGTGTGCTTTGAGCATCGTTAGGTAAAGGTTTGCCAAAGGCGTTTCTTTTCCAAAATCAATATTCTGACCTTGTTTTAAATGCCCTCCTCCTTTTCCTGCCAAAAGAATAGGTAAATTCCTAGGCGAATGTCTGTTTCCATCTCGTAAGTCAGAAGCAAATACTGCCATAGATTGATCCAAAAGCGTTTTATTTCCTTCTTTTATGCCTTTTAACTTGTTTAGAAAATAAGTGTATTGCTCTACATGCCAAGTTGATATTTTGGAATATTCCTCCATCAGTTCAGGTTTATCCATGTGATGGGAGATTGAATGATGATTCCCGTTTACACCCTTTATGAATGAGAAATTCCGATTTCCGACTGAGTTACCAAACATAAATGTGGAAACCCTACTCGCATCACTCCAAAATGCCAATACCATGATGTCCATCATGAGCCTAGTTTTTTCAGTAATATCAACGCCTGAGTAAACCTCCACGTATTCATCAATATTTTGATTCACACGTAACAGCTCTTTTTTAATATCTGATGTTATTCTATCGCCAAAGCCCTTCCTCGCATCCTGATTACTAATTCGTTTCTCGACACTACGTATAGACTCCAAATACTCAGTAAGTTTATCTTGATCTGCCCTACCTAAGTTTTTCTTTAAAGAGCTCGCATCATCCATTACCACATCTAAAATGCTCTTTTTCCATGGGTCTTCCTTAACAGTTCCCCCTGGTAAATAAGGCTTAAAAAGTCGATCAAAAGCAAGTCGTGGATCTATTTCTTTGCTGGCAGGTTGCTGTGGTGTTTTCCACGAAATACTAGAGCCATAAAGTCTGGTAAAACCAACGTTAATATCTACCCCAGTGGTGATGCGATCAAGCCCATACTCAAGTGAAGGAAAAAGACTAGCTCCACCTATTTCTTGGGCAATCAATTGATCTATTGAAATTCCACCACTACTAATATTGTCGCCAATGGTTTGCCTAATAGGCATGCATGTCAATAAGCTGGCAGATTTTGCATAATGTCCATCTGCTCCTTGAAAAATGGAATTGTGGTTCATTAAATTTCCAAGGACCGAAAATTCCCCCTTTAATTTCTCTAAGGGAGCTAATTGACGAGGTAACTCAAAATTAGAACCAAACTGCTCAGGAGTCCAATGCTGTGGGTGCACTCCATTTGGCATAAAAAAGAATGCTGATCTTACTGGTATTTCTTGAAATGGATTTGACCGTAAAGGGCTACCCATTGCCTCAAGAAATGGCAAAGCCAAGGAAGCTCCTATTCCTTGAAGCATTCGACGTCTAGATATTTGCCATTTTTTAGCCATGATTCAATTTAAACACTTTTCTTTTCAAAGTCATTGATTTTTAACAGGAATGGATAACTATTCACCAGCTGGATAATAAATGAATGAGTATCAAAATTAGACCTAAGTAAGGCTTGTTCTAAATCCCTTACAGCGGGCTCATCAGTGAACATAATCGACCTACCCAAGGCGTAAGACAACATTTTGGTTGATATATTTCTTGCAATTCTTTCTTTCTGTTTAAGTAAAATGTTTTTTAACTCATCAGGCCCATTGAACTTTTCACCATCAGAAGTTACACCAGAAGCGTCAATTGCTACTTTACCATAAGTTTCCCTCCACTTTCCTGAGGCATCGTAGTTCTCCAAACCAAGGCCCAGAGGGTCCATTTTTTCGTGGCACGACTGACATGCAGGATCAGACCTATGCATTTCTAATATTTTTCTTAGTCCTAAAGCTTCGTGAGTATTTTTATCCTCCGTCAATGCTGAAACTTCGGCAGGAGGTGGAGGCGGTGAAATTCCTAAAATTTGCTCCATTACCCATTTACCTCTTAGCACTGGGCTTGTCCTGAAAGAAATAGACGTAGACGCCAATACAGACCCCATTCCTAATACTCCACCTCTCTGGTTATTGGCAAATTGTACTTTACGAAAATCATCATGGTTTACATTTTCAATACCGTAGAAATCCGCAACTCTTTTATTTATGATTGAATAGTCACTTTGGACTAAATCAAGAAAATTTCTGCTTTTAGTTAATACATAATGAAAGTATGAAACTGCTTCTTGATGAAGGTCTTTCCGTAAATCCTTATCAAATTCTGGAAAAGTGGCTTCATCTACCATTGACTCATCGTCCAGTAACTTTGAAATACCGAGCCACTGGCCGGCAAAACTTTCAGAAAACCTCTTAGCCTTGGGGTCATCAAGCATTCTCGTTACTTGCGATGCCAAAACAGTGGAATCGTGCAGCTTGCCATCATATGCTAGGTCAAATAGCTCTTGATCAGGCGTACTGCTCCATAAAAAGTAAGAGAGCCTAGTAGCCACCTCAAAGTCACTCAAAGGATATGCCCCCTCCTTCTGTGGCTCTTCTTCCACTTTATATAAGAAATTGGGTGACACCAATATTGCTTTCAGTACCTGTGCTATACTATTATTGAATCTACCTGGGTTTGGCTCCTTGGCTGTGCTCTCGTAAACTTGGTCAAATAAGGCAAGCAGTTTTGCTCTTTCTTCAGCCTTTAAAAATCTTCTATAAGCCCGACTTGCGAATTGGTCAATAACTTTTTGTGAAGCTAATTGTGGATTTTTATAATAATCGTATTTGTCCGAAAATAATGCTTTGAACCACATTACAAATCCTTCCCAGCCACCTACACCAAACTGAAAAGGTACAACCTTTTGCCATTTCTCTTCTTCTGCAAGTAGTCCGCTTACAATTTGATCCGATGCATCATAATACCTCTCGAGTTTAAGAGGAGAGACAAATAATGACTTACCTTGATTGTCAAAACCTCCTCCACCAGACCCATCAGACGGAAAAAAGGATTTTGGCTCAAAATCAATACCAACTAAATCTGCAATAGTGTACTTATATTCGGCATGGCTCAACCTTCGTATGACAACCTTTCCGGGAGTTCTATCTTTGAGCGAGGACTGGAGTATTGCATCTAAATTATTTACAAGGGCTTCATAATCTTGATGAGACAAAGCAACCTCCGTTTTAGGTGGCATAGAGCCATCTTTTATTACCCCGAGTACCTTTAACCAAAAAACACCATTGGCAATAACTCTACCTTGTTCTTTAAAGTTGTCGATATTCACACCACCCTTTGGACTTCCCGTATTATGGCACTTTATACATTTCTTCTCCAACAATGGACGAACATCTCTCTCATACGATAGGGAATCGGCACACATCCCAGTCCATGATAAAGAAAGAAGAAAAATAAGTATAGGTAAGATTTTAGTAATCAATGGTTGAACTTTGATTATCTAAAATAGTGGTAATTTTTCGAAGAAGTAGATTAACTAGATTAAGAAATCCAAAGCTCTACAATTAGGCACAAAAAAAAGCGGTCAAAGACCGCTTTTCTAGGGAAATAATATTGATAATGAGTTATTATCTGTTCAAGACTAATTTGTCTGAAAGAACTTCGTCTCCGTTAATTACTCTTACTGTTAATTCTGTTGTTACAAGTGATACTGGTAATTCGTATACTTTTCTCAAATCTCTTACAAGACCTTGAGCTCTTAATACAACTCTACCATCCACATTTGTAATATCTACTGATACTTCATCAGTATCATTCATACCCGTTAGTTTCAAGTTGAACTCACCTTGAGTTGGGTTTGGCCAGATACCAATTTCTTTTGTAATAAATCTTCCTTTACCTGAAGTAAAGATTAATCCGTTGTTCAAGCCTTTCTTAGTGTCAAAGTTTTTTGACTCAGCAATTGACCATGAACCTCTATTCAAATAGGCAATAGACTCGCTTGAATAGTTATCTATTGTGATATCTGCAGTTTGATTATTCTTCTCTGACTTAAGTGTCCAGTACTCGTAATCATTGATGTAATCTACACCAGTTTCGAATTTATTGGCAACTTGAAGAGGATTTTGAGCAACATACGACCCTACTAGAGTTCCGTTGTTTCCTTCAGCATTAAATGAACGATACATGCTACCGTCTCCAAGTGGAAACTCAAATTGAGCTGCATTCATTTTCTTTACTGATCCTACTACGTGTGAATAGTCAGAAGCTCCAAAGTGGTTTGCAGAACTTGCAAATACTAATGGGCTCTTCTCCGAACTTCTCAAAACTCCATTTTGAAAGTTAAACTCCTCACCTACGATCAAAGTGCTTCCTAGCTCCACGTCGTTTTGAAGTTCTACCTTATTAAATGTTAATTCTTTTTGTCCAGCAACAGTTTGCTTACCATAACCATCAAATACAACCGTTCCTTTCGACTCGATCGATCCAAGGTTATTAATGTCTTTTTGGAAATGGATTTTTCCATTGTTGATTAGCTCACCTTTATTTTCGAAGTCTTGACCAATGCTAAGCACTGCTCCTTCTCCTACAAATAGCGATGTTCCGCTAACAACTTGGGCTGATGCAGCCCCTGCACAAAGTGCGATACAGATTGTAGAGATTACTCTTTTCATACTAAACTCATTTTAACTCGTTATAAAACTGATTTCCTTGTTATAAAGGTAATTCTTTCTCGTAGGTTTCAAAACTCAACTATCCCTTTTTTATTAAATGGTTTCACTAAAGAAACTCAATTGTATTCTTCGACGACATTAGGCATACAAATTTCGAACCAAAAGCTTTTGGCACACCCTTTATTTCATCCAATCGTTGTTTTTTAGCCAATCTGCAAGCCTATCGGGCCATGATTCTACTGGTCCTCTTCCTTTTTTGGTCATTCCAAAACCGTGTCCACCTTTCTCATAAGCATGAAATTCTACAGGTACACCATTGTTTTTTAATGCTCTTGCATAGATAAATGAATTCTCAATCTTCACTCCGTCGTCAAAAGCATGTACCAAAAAGGTAGGTGGAGTGTCTTTAGTGACATTTAACTCATTTGAGTATTTATCTATTTGATCCAGCTCAAGGTCAGGACCTATAAGGTTATGTCGCGAACCAGTATGTGCATACTTGTCACTGAATGATATTACAGGATAAAGCAAAATGGAGTAATCTGGTCTAACAGATATCTTCGGGTTAGCCAACTCTCCCACTTGGTCGTTAAACTTTGTTGCAGCACTTGCCGCCAAATGCCCGCCAGCACTAAAACCCATCACTCCTATTTTATTTGGATCAACTCCATATTTAGCTGCATTCGTTCGTACTAAGCGAATTGCCTGCTGTACA
This portion of the Spirosomataceae bacterium TFI 002 genome encodes:
- a CDS encoding Acyl-CoA dehydrogenase, encoding MEALFATARTRELIPKIEKFVQEELFPLETPANLSGNFSIVEPTLLALRQKVKQMGLWGLALPESMGGKGLTLCEFGQISEYLAKSPFGHFVFNSQAPDIGNMELLHAHADKGLHEKFLYPLAAGEIRSCFSMTEPEFAGSNPTKMGTTAVKDGNDYVINGHKWFTSSADGAAFAVVMAVTNPDAAPHKRASQILVPLDSPGYEFIRNIPIMGHTGDSWASHAEVRYNDVRVPQSNLIGVEGEGFYLAQQRLGPGRIHHCMRFIGIAERAFTLMCDYAVKREVRDGQYLADMQSIQTFIADSRVEIDAARLLVLRTAKMIDEVGSKEARNEISGIKFFTANMMLRVIDKAIQTHGGLGMTNDIILSYWYAHERASRIYDGADEVHRSSLAKGILKKYRS
- a CDS encoding Predicted kinase, aminoglycoside phosphotransferase (APT) family, with product MNFEIDSAGEIRKGETIDLVSLNKYLKKILADKIVEIKQYGGGFSNLTFELITPGKSYVLRKPPAGAKEIKGGHDMAREFGLLQKIASAGFQKVPKAIHLCENEEIIGDIFYVMEKVDGIILRANDALQFAKEIPESSIRKLSEAICREQAKLHLIDIEETGLIEIGKPDGYVRRQIVGWIKRYLASQTDPIQDMVDIFTWLEDELPESTHQSLIHNDYKYDNLVLNARNITEIKAILDWEMTTVGDPLMDLGATLAYWTEAGDESFTKQFNLSWVKGNLTRKEYTEMYSELTGFDTSNILFYYVFGLFKNAVIIQQIYYRYHKGFTNDPRFKNLIYGVKVLAKKAVKSIQSGELK
- a CDS encoding Acetyl esterase/lipase, whose product is MKKNFFFLLLLGMMSQVNGQELIKLYPGDAPGLKQSAKNTKEERTVDANGIMRIRSVTVPDLKVVKPKIKNETGASVIICPGGGYHILAYNHEGDTIADWFASHGVTAFILKYRLPQPELFDQKEIRPLEDVQQAIRLVRTNAAKYGVDPNKIGVMGFSAGGHLAASAATKFNDQVGELANPKISVRPDYSILLYPVISFSDKYAHTGSRHNLIGPDLELDQIDKYSNELNVTKDTPPTFLVHAFDDGVKIENSFIYARALKNNGVPVEFHAYEKGGHGFGMTKKGRGPVESWPDRLADWLKNNDWMK
- a CDS encoding Uncharacterized membrane protein, which translates into the protein MKNKVFENIEFFFKKPITAVIIGIFGLSLLALPYLYFENNSPLLLTVGRLHPILLHFPIVLLVLLLVIEVLSLFPSVSISMGFRFYLFIFAVFCTLLSILSGYFLYSSGEYEGLLMDQHFNGAVFTGFFFIASFVLFCVNWSAGKYLYLILVFAANAFALYTAHQGGSITHGRNYLSTYLPAIGQPKLVKADSSQFLYEDVVQLILDAKCGSCHNTLRSEGNLSLVTYADLFKKGDSGKMPVTVAQSLESEIIRRVMLPDTADDHMPTQGKKNLEPDEIEIIKLWIDLGAKENQAIQSLENKRVIELADGLSSSFSKYKFKARLRQLTKQKLDQELKEIAEDIEMVIKLDDDGEYYTLSNRFPPAPFDGEKLEKLKPYLDVFTKMSLVSTQIDDSDLYLISHMPNLTELYLQKTAINGDGIVLLSSLPKLKTLNISYTKTSDKDLIDLLKFPSLREVFVYSTNTSNEVVKAIGAHKNSLKIYSEEGPYF
- a CDS encoding L-fuconolactonase, coding for MIDAHHHFWNYNSEDFAWIDESMTAIRRSFLPPDLSPILKENGIEGSVLIQVNRDEKENEIFLQFANQNDFVKGTVGWLDLTAPNLEEKLEKYANEPKLKGFREIAQGNSDKYFPSPSFRKGVELLGKKGFTYDILVFERDLKNTLDFVESLPNNKFVIDHIAKPDIKNGSIGRWSNYMKALAQYPNVSVKISGMTTEADWNNWKKEGFYIYLDHLMGAFGVNRLMYGSDWPVCLLAAKYAEQLAILKSYTKNLSTEEQRKIFHKNAVDFYGLD
- a CDS encoding putative membrane protein: MTSSKAKSFIYLSIAMYLAGLIGLNIEATKELFRFLTPFHLLSSAAILIYFESNKSKPFWMYLAISYLIGFFIEVAGVNTGLIFGEYAYGKTLGLKIWNTPLMIGVNWFVLSFVIAKSLSLWSKKATFLKNTWIFSATGGALMTLLDFFAEPPAIYHDMWSWTSSLPPLQNYFSWFLVSAFLMLIYQKLRIEEFNPLALPILVLQFFFFLVQYILL